A window of the Chloroflexus sp. Y-396-1 genome harbors these coding sequences:
- a CDS encoding glycosyltransferase family 2 protein, whose product MMWLIWWVITVGYWLVGGILAFIVAYLLMLTGAAFFARRTTPMRANPTTRFVIMIPAHNEERLIPDLLTNLNQLDYPRELYTVHVVADNCTDRTAAVAKAHGAIVHERFDQTLRGKGYALEWLLQQVWDRNEPHDAVVILDADSVVSTNFLRVMDARLARGERVIQAYYAVRQPEGAWSAGIRAVALIVLHYLRPLGRMVLGGSTGLKGNGMVFAADILRRHRWTASLTEDIEYHMRLILAGERAMFAPDAIVWAEMPDSLRSAQTQNERWERGRMEMIRHYVPRLLREGLRRRSFLLIDAAIEQLIPPFSVVTGLSVLVLFIALILRDPAALALASFILVGQIIYILSGLFLVRAPWPIYRSLLFTPFFIVWKLWLYVRLLLGIKPRDWIRTARNRAPRS is encoded by the coding sequence ATGATGTGGTTAATCTGGTGGGTAATCACTGTTGGCTATTGGCTTGTGGGTGGCATACTGGCCTTCATCGTGGCTTATCTGCTCATGCTAACCGGTGCCGCCTTCTTCGCCCGCCGTACAACACCGATGCGGGCAAACCCTACTACTCGCTTTGTCATTATGATCCCGGCCCACAACGAAGAGCGGCTGATCCCCGATCTCCTCACGAATCTTAATCAGCTCGACTATCCGCGTGAACTCTACACCGTACACGTCGTAGCAGATAATTGCACAGACCGTACTGCGGCAGTAGCCAAAGCCCACGGAGCCATTGTACACGAACGGTTTGATCAAACGCTGCGCGGTAAGGGGTACGCCCTAGAATGGTTATTGCAGCAGGTATGGGATCGCAATGAGCCACACGATGCTGTGGTCATCCTCGATGCCGATTCGGTCGTCTCTACCAACTTTCTGCGCGTGATGGATGCCCGGCTGGCGCGAGGTGAACGGGTCATTCAAGCATACTACGCCGTGCGTCAACCAGAAGGCGCCTGGAGTGCCGGCATTCGTGCGGTTGCCCTCATCGTCCTGCACTACCTGCGCCCGCTTGGTCGTATGGTGCTTGGTGGATCGACCGGGCTAAAGGGTAACGGCATGGTCTTCGCTGCCGATATTCTACGGCGTCATCGCTGGACAGCCTCGTTAACGGAAGACATTGAATATCATATGCGGCTTATCCTGGCCGGCGAGCGAGCAATGTTCGCCCCTGATGCCATCGTCTGGGCTGAGATGCCTGATAGCTTGAGATCAGCACAGACACAGAACGAACGCTGGGAACGAGGACGAATGGAGATGATTCGCCATTACGTCCCACGTCTGTTGCGTGAAGGATTACGCCGACGAAGTTTCTTGCTCATCGATGCCGCTATCGAGCAACTGATTCCACCTTTCTCGGTAGTAACCGGTCTCAGCGTCTTGGTACTGTTCATCGCACTGATATTACGTGATCCGGCTGCCTTAGCGCTGGCCAGCTTCATCCTGGTAGGACAAATTATCTACATCCTCAGCGGATTATTCCTGGTCAGAGCGCCGTGGCCGATCTACCGTTCGTTACTCTTCACCCCTTTCTTCATCGTCTGGAAACTTTGGCTGTATGTGCGACTATTGCTTGGAATCAAACCTCGTGATTGGATCCGCACTGCCCGCAATCGCGCACCGAGGTCGTAG
- a CDS encoding ABC transporter ATP-binding protein, which translates to MDIPHTASDIPTFSRITKRFGERTILDDISFTVGNGEFLVLLGPSGSGKSTLLKILSGIERPDNGSITLNGRDLLALSSRERNLGMVFQDYGLYPGMNVYQNIAYGLEARKLPRAEIDARVRDAAERLRLSNLLDRNINDLSGGEQQRVALARVLARDADLYLFDEPISNLDPKLRAQARRDIQMLHRMKGKPSIYVTHDQNEALAMADRLAILHNGRLQQIGTPEELLTRPANVFVAGFLGSPPMNILIGKVLVEANNVIVQLGPGCELMLSSHSFLARYAGMPVQVGIPPAAIYLADAQLPAEAHPAGQLNATIETIEPLIGEVVVWLRLPHQPLLAALFRDVDERRLQPGRPVTIVIDQTPLCWFDHESGQALT; encoded by the coding sequence ATGGACATACCACACACGGCCTCCGACATACCAACATTTTCCCGGATTACAAAACGATTCGGTGAACGAACTATTCTCGATGATATTTCATTCACCGTTGGTAATGGCGAATTTTTGGTACTATTGGGGCCATCAGGAAGCGGCAAAAGTACTCTACTGAAAATCTTAAGTGGTATCGAACGTCCAGACAACGGCAGTATTACCTTGAACGGGCGTGATCTGCTGGCACTGTCGTCGCGGGAACGCAATTTAGGGATGGTGTTTCAGGATTATGGCCTATATCCTGGAATGAACGTCTACCAAAATATCGCCTACGGATTAGAGGCGCGTAAACTCCCCCGTGCTGAGATTGACGCACGGGTACGCGATGCGGCCGAACGCTTGCGCCTGAGTAATCTGCTCGATCGTAATATCAACGATCTGTCAGGTGGTGAACAGCAGCGTGTCGCCCTGGCTCGCGTTTTGGCTCGTGATGCCGACCTGTATCTGTTTGACGAACCCATCTCGAATCTCGACCCCAAACTACGTGCTCAGGCCCGCCGGGATATTCAGATGTTACATCGGATGAAAGGAAAACCGAGTATTTATGTCACTCATGATCAGAACGAAGCCCTGGCGATGGCAGACCGGTTGGCTATTCTGCACAACGGTCGTTTGCAACAGATTGGCACCCCGGAGGAATTACTTACCAGACCGGCTAATGTCTTCGTTGCCGGCTTTCTCGGCTCACCACCAATGAACATCCTGATTGGGAAGGTGCTTGTTGAGGCCAACAATGTTATAGTTCAGCTTGGCCCCGGCTGTGAACTGATGCTGTCCTCCCATTCATTTCTCGCTCGCTACGCTGGTATGCCGGTGCAGGTAGGTATTCCACCCGCGGCTATCTACCTTGCTGATGCGCAACTACCGGCAGAGGCACATCCTGCTGGTCAACTCAACGCAACCATCGAGACGATTGAGCCGCTGATCGGTGAAGTCGTGGTCTGGTTGCGCCTACCCCATCAGCCGCTGCTGGCAGCACTTTTCCGTGATGTGGATGAGCGACGCTTGCAACCCGGTCGACCGGTGACCATTGTCATTGATCAAACTCCCCTCTGCTGGTTCGATCACGAGAGCGGTCAGGCACTGACATGA
- a CDS encoding endo alpha-1,4 polygalactosaminidase, which produces MRYALVVGFVLAGLILSSCVSEVPLGVPLSGGSSGLPPTAMGTRHRVLPLKVSWQIQYTGVIDVDLNVEMFNLDLFDTPPDIIETLHQRGIFVMCYFSAGSYEDWRPDASQFPSEILGKEMMGWLGERWLDIRRLDVLAPVIEARLELAVQKGCDGVDPDNVNGYVNDSGFPLTYEDQLAYNIFLAQAAHARGLAIGLKNDLAQIPDLLPYFDWMLNEECFTFRECDQLLPFVQSGKPVFVIEYQLPPQAFCSQANQMSLNALHKNLELDAYRTDCQQFPSQ; this is translated from the coding sequence ATGCGATACGCACTCGTTGTAGGTTTCGTGTTGGCTGGTCTAATATTGTCGAGTTGTGTATCTGAAGTACCTCTTGGGGTGCCATTGTCAGGCGGCAGTTCTGGCCTTCCACCCACAGCAATGGGAACTAGGCATCGCGTGCTGCCGTTAAAAGTTTCCTGGCAAATTCAATACACCGGTGTGATCGATGTTGATCTGAACGTAGAGATGTTTAACCTGGATTTATTCGATACACCACCTGATATTATTGAAACACTACATCAACGCGGTATTTTCGTAATGTGCTATTTTAGTGCAGGTTCTTATGAGGATTGGCGACCTGATGCTTCCCAATTTCCATCAGAGATCTTAGGCAAAGAAATGATGGGATGGTTAGGGGAGCGATGGCTTGATATTCGTCGTCTCGACGTTCTTGCCCCTGTAATAGAAGCACGACTCGAACTGGCGGTGCAGAAAGGTTGCGATGGCGTTGATCCGGACAATGTGAATGGTTATGTAAACGATTCGGGTTTTCCGTTGACGTATGAAGATCAGCTTGCTTACAATATCTTTCTTGCTCAGGCAGCTCATGCTCGTGGCCTTGCCATTGGCTTAAAAAATGACCTCGCGCAAATCCCTGATTTGTTACCCTACTTCGACTGGATGCTCAATGAAGAGTGCTTCACTTTTCGGGAGTGTGATCAACTTCTTCCCTTCGTTCAGTCGGGAAAGCCTGTCTTTGTGATAGAGTACCAACTTCCACCGCAAGCGTTTTGCTCGCAAGCCAATCAAATGTCTCTGAATGCCCTCCATAAGAATCTGGAATTAGACGCTTACCGAACCGATTGTCAACAGTTTCCTTCGCAATAG
- a CDS encoding glycosyltransferase family 4 protein, with protein sequence MTGSTLYNIGFVLEQALGHVTHTKNLQANISRDPDVRPHWALIPFETHGLAARIPIYKSNWTVRAGLRARRSLRRLVRQTTIDALFFHTQVPAVLAAAWLRRYPSIVSLDATPLQYDQLGPYYQHEPGPAWLERLKWHLNRRCFSLARHLVTWSQWAKEGLIEGYGVPADKITVIPPGVNVHEWQRPTPRNRHEGPVKILFVGANLERKGGFLLLDAFRTLRHLGVELHLVTKDSVPPEPGVFVYHGMQPNSAPLKALYHQADIFALPTFGDCLPMVLSEAAAAGLPAVTTRVAAIPEIVRDGETGLLTPVGDVQALAEALRRLIMRPEERLHFGEQASKHVSRAYDARHNAGRLLELIKGEVDLARMQEGIPA encoded by the coding sequence ATGACTGGTTCAACTTTGTACAACATCGGTTTTGTCCTTGAACAGGCGCTCGGTCACGTGACCCATACCAAAAACCTTCAGGCAAACATCAGTCGCGATCCCGATGTGCGACCACACTGGGCGCTGATTCCTTTCGAGACCCACGGCCTTGCAGCGCGCATTCCTATCTACAAAAGCAATTGGACCGTGCGCGCCGGTCTACGAGCACGACGCTCGTTACGCCGACTGGTCAGGCAAACTACCATCGACGCTCTGTTTTTCCACACCCAAGTACCGGCAGTACTGGCCGCCGCTTGGTTGCGTCGTTACCCGAGTATTGTCTCACTCGATGCCACACCCTTACAATATGATCAACTTGGCCCTTATTATCAGCACGAGCCTGGGCCAGCATGGTTAGAACGGCTAAAATGGCACCTAAACCGACGTTGCTTCAGCCTAGCCCGCCATCTGGTGACCTGGAGTCAATGGGCGAAAGAGGGCTTGATCGAAGGGTATGGGGTACCGGCCGACAAGATTACCGTCATTCCCCCTGGTGTCAACGTGCACGAATGGCAACGTCCAACACCGCGCAACCGCCACGAGGGGCCGGTAAAGATTCTGTTCGTGGGTGCCAATCTCGAACGTAAAGGCGGTTTTCTGCTTCTCGATGCCTTTCGCACACTGCGGCACCTTGGCGTAGAACTTCATCTGGTCACAAAAGATAGTGTCCCGCCTGAACCTGGTGTCTTCGTCTATCACGGCATGCAACCAAATAGTGCGCCCCTGAAAGCCCTCTACCACCAGGCCGACATCTTTGCGTTACCCACCTTCGGTGATTGTCTGCCGATGGTACTTTCCGAAGCCGCCGCTGCCGGATTACCGGCAGTGACCACGCGCGTTGCTGCCATTCCTGAAATTGTGCGCGACGGTGAGACCGGGCTGCTCACGCCGGTCGGTGATGTACAGGCGCTCGCAGAAGCACTTCGACGCTTGATTATGCGCCCCGAAGAACGTTTACACTTTGGCGAACAGGCAAGCAAACATGTGAGCCGAGCGTATGATGCTCGCCACAATGCCGGTCGCCTGCTTGAGTTGATTAAAGGTGAAGTTGATCTGGCGCGTATGCAAGAGGGGATTCCGGCGTGA
- a CDS encoding glycosyltransferase family 4 protein has protein sequence MNQVLLTVSGVIPPDLEQQIATGKRPRADYLELARHFGADIIDYRVARQTAGPIGRFFERLGGPNLLLAWACFTRRHRYQAIFTDGEQVGLPLAALLKFFSPNRRPRHLMIVHILSVPKKMVFLDRFGIQSHIDRFIVYSTWQQRFITERWGVPIQRVPFTPFMVDDQFFHPRLAPPRPTPRPQICAVGLERRDYPTLLRAVVGLEADVVIAAASPWSKQRDSTQNQPIPPNVRVQKFSQYDLRQLYSDSRFLVMPLEPVEFQAGVTAILEAMAMERAVICTATPGQTDIVVEGKTGLYVPPRDPAALRTAIEHLLADPETAVRMGKAGRRLVEESMNLDHYAVRLSNILYETLTETGAEPQPIKHKEQL, from the coding sequence GTGAACCAAGTTCTGTTAACCGTTTCTGGTGTTATCCCACCTGATCTCGAACAACAAATCGCTACCGGTAAACGACCACGGGCCGACTACCTGGAACTGGCACGCCACTTTGGTGCCGACATCATTGATTATCGAGTGGCCCGCCAAACCGCTGGGCCGATTGGCCGCTTCTTTGAACGCCTAGGTGGACCAAACCTATTGCTAGCATGGGCGTGTTTTACCCGCCGCCACCGTTATCAAGCTATTTTTACCGACGGTGAACAAGTTGGTTTACCCCTAGCTGCACTCCTCAAGTTTTTCAGCCCCAATCGTCGCCCCCGCCATCTGATGATCGTGCACATCCTGTCGGTGCCCAAAAAGATGGTCTTTCTCGACCGCTTCGGTATACAGAGCCATATTGACCGCTTCATTGTTTACTCAACATGGCAACAACGGTTTATCACCGAACGCTGGGGTGTACCGATCCAACGTGTACCATTTACGCCGTTTATGGTGGATGATCAGTTTTTCCACCCTCGCCTCGCCCCACCACGCCCCACACCACGACCGCAAATCTGTGCAGTCGGGTTAGAACGACGTGACTACCCAACCCTTCTCCGTGCAGTAGTCGGCCTCGAAGCTGATGTGGTTATCGCAGCAGCTAGCCCCTGGTCGAAACAACGTGACTCAACACAGAATCAACCGATCCCGCCGAATGTCCGGGTACAGAAATTCAGTCAGTACGACCTGCGCCAGCTCTATAGCGATAGCCGCTTCCTGGTCATGCCACTTGAACCAGTTGAGTTTCAGGCTGGTGTGACTGCTATCCTTGAAGCGATGGCGATGGAACGCGCAGTAATCTGCACAGCTACGCCTGGTCAGACCGACATCGTTGTGGAGGGCAAGACCGGACTCTACGTACCACCACGCGACCCGGCAGCATTACGCACAGCTATCGAGCACCTCCTCGCCGATCCGGAAACAGCGGTACGTATGGGAAAAGCCGGACGCCGCCTGGTTGAAGAGAGCATGAACCTCGATCACTACGCTGTTCGTCTGAGTAATATACTGTACGAGACATTGACCGAAACCGGTGCCGAACCACAGCCGATCAAGCACAAGGAGCAGCTATGA
- a CDS encoding ROK family transcriptional regulator — translation MQQPNRSPNLRQRNREAILRYLFLHAPCSRLELSQVTGLSPGAVTNIVAELLDERVIYEQGSIESEGGRPRVLLAPNPTFCMLVGVDLGETHLQMELFDFTLRCLHQVRLPVKESHPDTDVQLIARAWRELVQATGIDSEQVLGIGIGVPGVVEHDGDIAVAAPHWHWESVQLYRLLQAYLPAPIYIDNGAKAMTLAESWFGAGRNARHLAVILIGTDVGAGIITHGELYRGATNSAGEWGHTKLLPGGRQCRCGSHGCLEAYVGAPGILRTWVEMTDAAVTNDQVAGLYALHEAWRSGDISAQRVLDTTAQYLGLGLANLANLFNPERIVLGGWVGSLLGETLLNAVRPYLTQYALPPSLRNLDICLGQLGQEAVCTGAACLVLERFFQGHKRFQKRGISSHLDNE, via the coding sequence ATGCAACAGCCAAACCGTTCTCCCAACTTGCGGCAGCGCAATCGCGAGGCCATTCTGAGGTACCTATTTTTGCACGCACCGTGCAGCCGGCTCGAACTGAGTCAGGTGACAGGTCTCAGTCCTGGTGCAGTGACAAACATCGTGGCCGAACTGCTCGACGAGCGTGTAATCTACGAGCAAGGCAGTATTGAATCGGAAGGTGGACGGCCACGAGTCCTCCTTGCACCAAATCCGACATTCTGCATGTTGGTCGGGGTTGATCTGGGTGAGACCCACTTGCAGATGGAGTTGTTTGATTTTACGCTACGCTGCCTACATCAGGTGCGCTTACCGGTGAAAGAGAGCCACCCTGACACTGATGTGCAGTTAATCGCACGTGCGTGGCGAGAATTGGTTCAGGCAACTGGCATAGATTCGGAGCAGGTGTTAGGGATTGGTATAGGCGTACCGGGAGTAGTAGAACATGATGGCGATATAGCAGTTGCTGCACCGCATTGGCATTGGGAAAGCGTACAGCTTTATCGGCTGTTACAGGCGTATCTTCCGGCGCCGATCTACATTGACAACGGAGCAAAGGCCATGACCCTGGCCGAATCGTGGTTTGGCGCCGGACGCAATGCCAGACATCTAGCAGTTATCCTGATTGGCACCGACGTCGGTGCAGGCATTATCACGCACGGTGAGTTGTATCGAGGAGCGACAAACAGTGCTGGTGAGTGGGGACATACCAAGCTGCTACCAGGTGGTCGGCAATGTCGTTGCGGTAGTCATGGCTGCCTCGAGGCTTACGTCGGGGCACCCGGTATCTTGCGCACGTGGGTAGAAATGACCGATGCTGCCGTGACAAATGATCAGGTTGCCGGTTTGTATGCACTGCACGAGGCATGGCGCTCTGGCGACATATCTGCACAACGGGTATTAGACACAACGGCGCAGTATCTTGGTCTAGGTTTAGCCAATCTCGCCAATTTGTTTAACCCCGAACGGATCGTTCTCGGCGGCTGGGTTGGCTCGCTCCTCGGCGAAACGCTTCTCAATGCTGTTCGGCCTTATCTAACCCAGTATGCCCTCCCACCATCGCTGCGCAATCTCGATATATGTCTTGGTCAACTCGGCCAGGAGGCAGTTTGCACAGGTGCTGCTTGCCTGGTATTGGAACGGTTTTTTCAAGGTCACAAGCGTTTTCAGAAACGAGGAATATCTAGTCATTTGGATAACGAATGA